The Chanos chanos chromosome 3, fChaCha1.1, whole genome shotgun sequence genome segment GAATAGGCACCAAGGCCCATTCTTTCTTTACTTTATATACTCATCTGAAAAATTAGATATTACCATTTAATTCCTCACAAATTAAGTAATCAAAATGTTTTGCCTTACAGCCTCTTGAAATCACAGAAATGATCAGATTGTCAGCATTCTGAGTTACTATAAAAGTATACATCACTGATTGGACACAGATTAGTCTAAGCGGGTCAGAAGACAATATGGGGAAGGGTCAATAATAATCTGATTGTAATGTTCATTTAAAGGTAAACACGATCCTTGCACAGGTATTTTCAGGTAAactcaaaaagaataaaattcaCCTTGTCACCTATTCCtcgctaaaaaaagaaaaaaaaatacagaaaaacatcGGAAATATAGGAAATTAAAACTCAAGATTCATAGAATGAAACCTGAATACACACTGTAAATGCTGTTATACATGGGCAATTTTTTGTAACATCTGAGTAATAACAGCATCATTGTTATTTTATGACAGTGTCATTCTTCACATCCAGTAACAACGGTAGGTCAATCAGCGATGGAAATCAAGCCTTCAATCAGCCTTCAAACCAAGAGGCCAGTAAGACAAAAACTGTGCTCAAACACAAATGGGTGACAAGAAACATACACCTGCCCCAAATGCTACAGTGTCAGGTAATTGCACATCTGTCTAAGCGACTGTATTAAAGCTCAAAACCCATTCAGATACTTTCAAAAGGTAAAACTTAACATGAAGGGGAACATATGGAAGAAGaacaatagagaaaaaaaaagtctcctgCTGACTGCATGACTATGTGAGGTGTGTGAACATGTTAGATatgaggagacaggagacaaaaacaaacatttaatgagTAGCTAAGTGGTTATTATGAAAGATACAGATATGAGGGAGTATTGGGTGACTATGATTCTGTCTAATGAGCACAAGGGTGGAAGCTCCACCCTCCTTAGAGCAGGCAGCTGTCTCAGAGCAGATCAAAGGCTCAGCCTCTATGTGCTATGACCTCAGTCCACTGTGTGGCCCCTCCCCTGGGGTGGAGCCACAATGTCACCAAGCGGCCAGCTTGCTCACAGTGCCAGTCAGTGGTGTCCAGGTGTGCACTTCcaggttttttccccttttttcttgaGTCTATGGTTTATGATCCAATCCTTATGCCAGAGATGAACGGCAAGCCAGTGGACACCTTTTTCTTGTACTCTATGTAGTCCTCTCCAAAGAAGTGGATTAGAGAGATCTCCTCCTCTTCAATTCGCTCCCGGAAGAACCGCCAACTGGCTAACGTGTAgcccacaatacacacagggTTGCAAAGCATTATCTGCAATGTAGCGTCGTCACATTCAGAATCAGGGGAAATGCTCAGTGTTAAAACGgcagcaaatgaaaacaacaaagacaaagacaacaaagaaGATCTTAGATTATAAAAGGATAAGCACAAACATTCCATACTTCCACACACTTCTAAATGTACTCTACACATATACAGCTAccttttattttgacagctcAATGAACATGACAGCGTCGCTGAGAACCTTCATGACGTACTAGTGAAACAATGtgcatcagagagagatgatatttcATTGCAGAAATAACAAAGTACCTGAGTGCCAATGCTCCAGTAGAACCAGCCCACGTAGGATGGGTGCCTGAAAAAAGAGTAGACCCCACTGGTGACCAGGACATGACTCTGCGCTTTCTCATTCTGGACAATGTGGTTGAAGTTGGAGCCAGCGGTCAGCATGGCAGACTTCCGCAAGCCCTCTCCACACAGCACCATCACCAGCCCCGCCAGACTGATCCAGCTAAGCTGTTTCAGCTCTGCCAAAGTAACAGAGAGCACAGCATACAGACCAGACATTAGAAGATCAGTGTGATTTATGACCTCATTTAAGGGTGTATAATCAAATTCAACAGCACTCTGAAGACAAGCATTCATCAGAAATATCATCTTATTGCTGAGTCATCAAAGTAGAATGGCAGATAAACATCGAGACTTATAAGAATAATATGTCAAAGTTTCAGAGGAGGGCAGTATGCAGAGGTCTGTatcactgaaaatacattttactgtCAAAACAGACCTGGAACAATCAGCTTCTCCACAGCAAATTCAACCCATGAGGATACAGCTGCCACTGTGTACTCCACACTGTGGTTGAGAAGGAAGGAGTCTAAGGAAAGACTCCGAGGGTTTATGATAGCAGTGACTAGGTATTCTGAGTAGTGGAAGAAAGACAGTGAACACATGTACCTGTTGGCAGAGAGCACATTGCAGTCAGTAATACAATTCCGTCTATGAAGAGCTTAAAAACAGTACACGACAGTGAAAACATGGAGAATCATTCAAGTTCATtgacattcattcacacagaccaCACTGGCCGACTGCTTGACACTGTTATTGACAAGTATCTGATTAAAAGAGGAAACTAAGTTAACTTACCAGCCAAAGTGTGTCCATGTTGTCTCAGCAAAACTTATCATTAAACCACATCCAAAGGCAAATCCAAGAAAGCAAGCTCGCACAGCGACCTattgaagagagaaagagaaaggacgGCATACCTCTGAGTGTTTGCACTGTTTAAAAGTGAAGTTAAACGTTGTTAGCTTGGAGTGGCGAGGATGCGCCAGATAGCCGTAGCCGCATGCATCAACCTAAAAGCCTGATCCCAGTCTATTGCTGATAGTACATGACAGTACATTTGCAAGATCTGATTAGGTTAATGGGATTATGTCTGCATACAGCAAAATGTATGTGGGGATAGCAATACGTTCAACTTTGCTCGATTGTCTTATGATGAAAATAGGCTTTTTATGCAAAAGGACGTTAACTAGTCAATGGGGTCGCATAAATGGCAAGAGGAAGATCGCTTGCTAAATATATTAAGTAGCTAAGCTCTCTGGCTGGCTCACTTACCTTGTAGAGAGGTCCCTTGTATATGATTAGCAGGAAGCCGTTGATAACTGTTATATAAACCCCAATAGCTATTCTACCGTTCACTCCAGTGAGGTAATCAAATATCCAATCAATGTGAGAGCCAAATGCTACAAGCAAAGGTATAATAATGACGCCGAGTCCTGAGAGAAAGCTTATGATACTTATCCTTCCCTCTAGCACCAACTTGCTACCTGCCATATTGAAAATAGGCAAATCTCATGACAAAATCTCGCGTGTTTTCGTCATTGCTAAGCCTTTCGCATCCTTCCCGGAAAGGAATGGAGATGATTACTTTTCAGAGCTGATCAGCGCTTCATATGATAATCAAGAGTGCGTCATTCgcattaaatgaataaatgaaacagataaaataaatgaataggtGAATAAAtggaagggaaagaaaagaacttaAATAGGAATTTGCAAATGAAATTACAAGCATTAAGAACAGACTGCAAGTAATGACAGACTGTATTGTCACTGGCAGCCTATTATACCCCCCGCCCCTcccgcgtgcacacacacacacacacgcacgcacacacacacacgcacacacacacacacacacacacactatacaagAATTTTGTTACTGAAACTGCACAGTGTTCAGTTATCGACCCCAAGTGGcactgttttttaaattgtgtgtgtgtgtgtgtgtgtgtgtgtgtgtgtgttttggggggggggcgcttcTAGAATTCcctgttaaaaacaaatagaaaattcCCTATGTGGCAAATGCACTATGCAGCAGTTCAGGGGAATAATCCAGGGGGAAAATGTGTAGTGAGAGAGATGTCAAACTGTTTTAAACAATGAGACCCGCAATAACATTTCATCAGAGTTCATACAAAGCAAGAATTTGTTGGTCCTTGTGTTTTAATACGTAATAATTGAAATGTATACAATTACAAATGAAACAGGGTATCTGGAATTGCTGTGTTAAAATACAGTAACCCAGGTATTGCTTCATTGCATTAATGTTTTAACTTGACTTTCACTGTTATTCAGCATACCAAATATAAAATGGATGTCTGACTGTTACATAAAATGTTAACGTTACATCACTGTCTTGAACAACTAACTATTGCTTAGCCACTTTGAGATAGTACTGCCAGAAAGAAAAATTGTACGAATAAACTATTCTAAACATTATGATACACACCAAATAGCACTGAACGATTAAAATTTCATCAGTATGCCCATTTACTCCAACACTCTAAGGATGCACAATTTCACACATAAAAGCTACACATTATtttgtgaggagaaaaaaagatatctaTTTACACACTTCAGTGAATCTGAATGAGGAAGAAAATTCAAGAAATTTGAAACACATCTTGATATAAAAGGTATACCATCAATGGCTTGTTAGGAGTCAGCTCTGGACATTGTTGTTTGGTAATGCTGATTAGTCTTCCAAATACAGTACAATGTGCAACATCTACTTTGCATACACTGCCTTTGTACATACTGCAAAACAATGGAACAAATGTAAGAAGATGTGGCACAAAGGCAGCTTACGGGCTCTCAACTGGCACAGTGATGAGAGACATTATTCCAGCTTATCACATGACTATGGTAGAATGATTACTCAAACGGAAGATTTAATGGTTTAATAATGTGTGATAGTGGAATCTCCCATGCCAtccttttattccttttttgtcTGCAAAGCTGCAATGTTGTCTGCAAAGCTGCACTGTTGCTCTGAGAAAATACTGCTGTCTGGTTAGTCCTTGTCGCCAGAGTGTTCTCAATAAAAGGTTAGTAGTTTTTCAATACTGGCAGACAAAAGCTCATTTTAGAAAAGTGAGGGcaaatgataaataatgcagatcagactattttttaaattattattaatccAGTATCACAGCAATTAGTGGTGTTTTGATTAGAAGAATACCCTGTTGAGTTTTATACTGTAAATGATAAACTAACTAAAACTCTGTCAAAAAAGtaagtcaaaaaaaaatcactagtTTAAATTTTTAATAGAACATTTACAACCATTTAAATTTCCAACATTGCAAACAAATCAAGTTCGTAAAATGTTAATAGGCTATAAACATATTCTTGTTTAGTAGTGAATCACCTACCCAAACCCCTCGCCCCGACCCCTACAAATTCCACAATAAAACATTCTGGTTGCTTAGGCAGTCATAAAAAAATTAATAGAATTCAAGAAACAGACAGGGATGCATTAAGGGGCAGAAAACCAAGCACACAGAGCATGCGTTTAAGTATAGACACTTCAACTTTACCAACATTTATTCAGGTTCAAAACCCACGAAAACCCTCAACATATTTCAAATGATAAGGACATTAAAGTTTCTCAAACACGTCATCAAGTGTATTACAAGACAACTATTCATAGACATTTTCAaagtcagaaaaagagaaaattaataACTAATATTAGGCTGGTTGAGTTCTGAAGCTGAGACAGAACTGTCTGCAGTTCTTTCAGATGGTAAAGAATGTTCCATGGTCGCTGTTAACTGTATCAGGATCAATACAGCGTCCCTTTTTACGTGTCACACGATGATTTCGGTGGAACCTTGCATAGCATCGAAGCCCTGgatgaagaaatgaagagaactCACGGTGTTTAGCTTACCAAGAGTATTTAGCCTACAATACTGAAAATTAGACCACTTTCATATACAGACTTACAGGTTCATTAGAACAAAATGGTTTGATCACTGTTTAAAATAGGTTACCTTCCTCACACATGCAGTCATCATAGCACTTGTTGTTGAGACCGTGGTTGTGAAGCtcacatgt includes the following:
- the icmt gene encoding protein-S-isoprenylcysteine O-methyltransferase, with the translated sequence MAGSKLVLEGRISIISFLSGLGVIIIPLLVAFGSHIDWIFDYLTGVNGRIAIGVYITVINGFLLIIYKGPLYKVAVRACFLGFAFGCGLMISFAETTWTHFGWYMCSLSFFHYSEYLVTAIINPRSLSLDSFLLNHSVEYTVAAVSSWVEFAVEKLIVPELKQLSWISLAGLVMVLCGEGLRKSAMLTAGSNFNHIVQNEKAQSHVLVTSGVYSFFRHPSYVGWFYWSIGTQIMLCNPVCIVGYTLASWRFFRERIEEEEISLIHFFGEDYIEYKKKVSTGLPFISGIRIGS